From Toxorhynchites rutilus septentrionalis strain SRP chromosome 2, ASM2978413v1, whole genome shotgun sequence, a single genomic window includes:
- the LOC129766158 gene encoding gastrula zinc finger protein XlCGF57.1-like: MERCRACGEPPGEHNQLSENLQKYSDIFYNLTSIQLTTEEDPNHQRICASCHCKLLEYNSFRSTCLQVHYKLTEIKKENLPEKNEGVTLVEALKVELLEINAEIDTNDKPIQDKEKAESDHDFYAVELESEPVEDSVSDCEKPKKKTRIPKNKDRIKEKPYGCNLCDKKFRDEIRLQGHLRVHQGLKPALCTYCGKDFSKYNHLKVHITQKHSNAKMRFPCDFSGCEMVYATKQGMINHKKRHDPNFVPPEPKRSVCDQCGKTFSTKGSLKAHSYIHTGIRPFQCTICDKRFPDIHKLNEHIMRHEGIKNHVCSYCGQKKTTLKELKVHMNYHTREKQQFACDICAQTFSNIANRTRHIEVVHYGVKAFSCSFCDLSFSKSYNMKRHVMTHHKEKTHECELCGKSFIELVSLQIHTKTHRECKQQKSTEHQDVNSCISINPIARFS, encoded by the exons ATGGAACGTTGTCGCGCTTGTGGAGAACCACCTGGTGAGCATAACCAGCTTTCCGAGAATCTGCAGAAATATTCCGATATATTCTACAATCTTACCTCCATCCAA CTGACGACTGAAGAAGATCCAAATCACCAACGAATATGTGCTAGTTGCCATTGTAAGCTGCTCGAGTACAATAGTTTCCGAAGTACTTGTCTACAGGTGCACTACAAACTGACGGAAATT aaaaaggaAAATCTGCCGGAGAAAAATGAGGGTGTAACGCTCGTAGAAGCGTTAAAAGttgagttgttggaaattaatgCTGAAATTGATACGAATGATAAGCCTATACAGGACAAGGAGAAAGCGGAATCAGATCATGATTTTTATGCCGTTGAACTGGAGTCAGAGCCAGTCGAAGATAGTGTGTCAGACTGCGAGAAgcctaaaaagaaaacaagaatCCCAAAAAATAAGGATAGAATCAAGGAAAAACCATATGGTTGTAACTTGTGTGATAAAAAGTTCCGTGATGAAATACGATTGCAGGGTCACTTGAGGGTACACCAGGGCTTGAAGCCAGCATTGTGTACGTACTGCGGGaaggatttttcaaaatacaaCCATCTCAAAGTGCACATAACACAAAAGCATTCGAATGCAAAAATGAGGTTCCCATGTGACTTCTCCGGCTGTGAAATGGTTTACGCCACAAAGCAAGGAATGATTAACCATAAAAAGAGACACGATCCGAACTTTGTTCCACCGGAACCGAAGCGGAGCGTGTGTGATCAATGTGGGAAAACATTTTCTACAAAGGGATCACTAAAG GCGCATAGTTATATCCATACCGGCATAAGGCCATTCCAGTGTACGATTTGCGACAAACGATTTCCCGACATCCATAAATTGAATGAGCACATTATGAGGCATGAG GGAATCAAGAACCATGTTTGTTCTTACTGCGGTCAGAAGAAAACAACACTCAAAGAATTAAAAGTTCACATGAATTATCACACACGCGAGAAGCAGCAGTTCGCATGTGATATTTGTGCGCAGACCTTCTCCAACATAG CTAACAGGACTCGCCACATCGAAGTTGTGCATTACGGGGTAAAGGCATTTTCATGTTCATTTTGCGATCTTTCGTTTAGCAAATCCTATAATATGAAACGTCACGTAATGACCCACCACAAAGAAAAAACGCACGAATGTGAATTATGCGGCAAAAGCTTTATCGAGCTGGTATCACTGCAAATACATACGAAGACTCATCGGGAGTGCAAACAGCAGAAAAGCACCGAACATCAGGATGTGAATTCATGCATATCAATAAACCCTATTGCAagattttcctaa